CTTCCCTCAGCCATCAAACCCTCTAGCTCCAGCGTGTCGGGCTCTCTCTGAGCTCATCTGCTCCCATAacagctcacaccagctcTTATCCatcaccgcctcgtcggtcGAGTACATCACCCACCGCACGCAGTTTGAGCAGACCTCGACAGCGATCCCCACCACACTACACACAACCCAGGCCGCGCGCCGGAAAGACTACCGTGGTAAGTATGCTGGCTTGGTTTTACGGTTCTAGCCAGCAACGTCCGCTGTCTCCTATATGGGCCCTCTGACAGCAGCCGCGATCGAGCAGTTCGTGTCCGACATCGTCCGCCGTGCCAAGGACATTGAGACGCtcatcgccgccctccCGAGCAAGGACGACAGCAGCGCCCGCGTGAGTAGCCAGCTAGATATTGGTatctgacagcaggcgACGCGCCTCGAGGGGTTGCAGGTCGAGATGGTCGTCGCGAACAAGGAGTacaaggaggcgctcgcgcaggcTGGTGCGTAGCTTGAAAGCTGAGAGATTGAGCTAACGGTAGAAGAGCTCCTGGGCGAGCTGAAGGAGGTGCTGCGCGTGACGCTTGGTGACGGAACCGAGCGCAACATCACCGCCAGCCTTACACGGCTGGGCATCCCGCAGGCATAGACATGTATGGCATCGAGTATTCTCTGATCCAACGGGGCGCTTCTGAGTCACCAAGTAGCATCTAACAACTCACTCAACCTCCATTGACAGCCGAGCTCAGTCAATCTTTTCCTTGGCAAACCAAAAGGTTGCGCGCACGCTGAGTCGAACAGCGGTTGGCTCAGATGGGGATCCAAATCCACAACGAACAGTGATAACCACCTACACTATACACGCTTGTGATGGCCACGGAAGCGTGTGTTGATGCTCTGTTTTATCTTTGTCTGGAATGTATCCGACGAGCAGATGCTGCGTTGCGTTGCTGGAGATGTGGACGGGGTAACCAGCTGGACCCCAGGACCCGCAAGCGCGCAAGCCAGGCTCACAGCACTGTCCATCTCATGCTCCACACGCACGGCCACTGGAGTTATCGGCAAAGCTGAAAGGAATATATGCGTACCCCCAGGCCGTCTAGAAAAGCCTCTGACGCCTATCCTATTCAGGATAGCGCTGCCAATCTCGATCGTGGTACTGAGATAACTCACGTTGCTTCCAAGAAAGTGTTTGAGAATGGTGATTCGTCGTCGACCCCCTGTTGTCCACACACCTCGTACAGCCTCAGGCAGAGCTCTACATCCCCACGATGCCTGCAAGACAGCTGGAGGCACACAGCGGAGCAGTGAGGTGAtgaaggaggagcagcgGAGCAGTGAGGTGATGAAGGAGGAGCCGCACGGATTTGGTACATCCTCCAACGGAGACATCATCGGTTGGATCGTATAGTGGTTAGTACACAAGATTCTGAGTTGCTTCAACACAATTTGTTCTTGTAGCCTGGGTTCGATTCCCAGTCCGACCTTGCTTTTGCTACTTGCCTTGAGAATGTACATGAGGGCTAGCTATGGACCATGGAAACTTGTCGCGCGACGCCCGCCACTGGCTTCGATTCAGGCAGGTCGGCTTGGCCACTGGATTCAATTCAGGCAGGTCGGCTCCGCCACTTGGTTCGGCTCGCTTCTCGTTTGGAGATGAACGTGGCGCCAGTGCGAGAACAACAGTGTTCGGTAGTGACACTTGCGAGCGGGGCAGGCGGGCGTGCACAGGCTGGGGATGACTGCACAGTAGTGCAGACGGCTAGTCGCCTAGTACATCCAACTGCGGGACATGTTGTAGATACGTtcgcgcgacgcgacggcCTCGTAAAGGTCAGGCTGGAACTGggggcgcggcgtcggcttGGGTTGTGGCCGCGGAGCCAAGCGCGTGAGGCGACGGTACTTGTTGGCCGAGATATCCGACGTATCGATAACCTTTGTGTCTGGTGCGAAGCGGACCGTCTTCTTGGGTGTGAGGCCTGAGTGTGTGTTCATGATGTTGGAAGGCAGTAAGTGAGGGTCAGAGATCCGCATCAGAGCACCCGCAAGCAGATATAAGACGAGACGCTGGCATgaggtggtggagtggaggagtggtggagtggtggagtggagtgaCACTGAGCGACGGTATCGGTCCCGAAGCGATCGGTTGAGTCAATGTTGACTCAGCTGGCCGTCCATTGCACCCACATGCTTTGTCAAGCTTTGATCCCAACGCTAGGCACTGCACTCGATCAGCATTAGCCAACGTGGAATCGACCCAACACGCGGTTCTGTCGACCGTCGGCTGGCCTCACCGATCGCCGATCGCCGAGTATTATCAGTGGATGATCTGCACCCCTACTGGAGGAATGCTccgcgctcctcgttgacgaggccTGACACGTGGCGAAAGCCAAAGCCAACTCGGTAGCAAAGATGCTTCCGTTGCTTGCGAGATAAGAACCATGCAACACCGCCATCACAATACCACCATCTCAGCATCACCTCCTTCGGCGTTTGCATTACGGCGCCATGCCACCGCATCAGTTCAGCCGGCCTGCCCACCGACGCCTGAAGCGCATTTCCGCTGACACCCGACACCCGCCGGCGGATGTTGGTACATCCGTCCGGGGCAATCGTACTTCCCGTGGCTGCCTTTGCGGAGCGATTGTGGAGCAGTATAGGCATGACTCCACACAGCCGCAGTTTAAGCCCGCCTCACATCTGCAGTACTGCCCACTGCGGACGAGGGACGAGGGGCGAGGGGTTGGGACGGGTGGGGACGGACAGGGACGAAGCGGAAGTACATGACGGCGTACCGCGGCTACGGTGATCTCATGACCGAAGCCATCGACGGGCATACAACAGTGTCAGACCGGATGAATTGTTCTCCATCCGCCTATTGAGCAAGTGGGCAGAACTATATAGGCGGCGCACTCTTATGGACGGCACACACACTCACTGCCTCATCCCTCCCATCACCAACAATGACCATCGAGAAGCCAACCAAGATGGCCCCCGAGCCGTGCTGCAGCTGCGGCCACCTGCCCAGCAATGGCAAGGACGATGTGCCaagccgccgcgcaccgTTCCGCCCAGAGGTGCGCGACACAATCACATCCGTAATCGACGggctcaaggacgagctcacTGACGTGTCGTTGTACATCCACGCCAACCCCGAACTGGCATACAAGGAGGAAAAGGCGCACGCCAAGCTGTGCGCATACCTCGCATCCAAGGGGTTCACTGTACACCAGATTCCCGAGGTGCCCACGGCATTCAAAGTATCGTACACGCGTGGAGTGGGGGGACGTACCTTTGGCTTGAACTCAGAGTACGACGCACTTCCCGACATTGGACATGCTTGCGGACATAACCTCATTGCGATATGTGGTGTCGGTTCCCTTCTTGCAATGCAGAAGGCGATGGACGAGCATGACATTGACGGGACCGTCGTGCTCATCGGCACACCGGCCGAAGAGGGTGCGGGCGGAAAAGTCGACCTCTTGAACGCAGGCGCTTATGACGGTATCGGCGCATGCATGATGCTCCACCCCGGACaagggggggaggagtcGGGCGGCGCCATCATCCGCTCCCTCGCATACCAGGGCATCACCGCAGAGTACAAGGGCAAGCCAGCGCATGCCGGCCTGTCGCCATGGGAAGGTGTCAACGCCCTCGATGCCGCTTGTACGGCTTACGTCGGCATCTCGGCTATGCGGCAGCAGTTCAAGCCCGACGTACGTGTCCAGGGCGTGATTACCGATGGCGGTGGCACTGCGCCTAATATCATTCCCGAGCGCTCCGCCATGCAATACCTCGTCCGGGCGCCCACCGCAGCTGATCTCGAAATCGTCTCCAACAGAGTCGGCAAGTGCTTCGAGGGTGCGGCACTCCAGACTGGATGCGACGTCAAGATCGACCGCGAGGTACTCATGttcgagctgcgcaacgACAAGGCCTTATCTGTGAGTTATGGTGTGGGGGTCTGGAACGCAAGCCCTAGCTAACAATAAGCACGAGTACGCACAAGTCATGTCTGAGATGTGGGACATTCCCGTCCGTGTTCTCCTCAGCCAGAGCATGGGTGCCTCGACAGACTTTGGTAACGTCACATTTGCGATGCCCGCCTGTCACCCGATGTACATGATTCCGGCCAAGGGCGGCAACCACACGTACGAGTTCACGGCCGCGACCAAGACGGAGCGCGCACACCAAGAGAGCTTCAAGGCCATGGGCGCAATGGCTGCCGTCGGCCTCCGtttcctcgccgacgacatctTTGCCATGGACGTCCAGTCGACGTGGGAGACCAACATGCaggaggtcaaggaagAGGCGGCGCGTATTGAGAAGAAGTAGTATCTTGGTTGTAGATTTGTATGTTGGGATCAGTGCAAGATTTCTGGACAGGTCAAGGTTTCCGGACAGTGCAAGGTCACGAGCGCACAGCGTGTGTGATCGCAAGGAAGCGGCAGGGCATTCTGGAGCACTTTGCAACCATGCATCGCATGCTGGGTGAAAAGCTGAACAGCCTAAATCCATTCGCTCTCACAACCTGACCGTACTTCCAGCCACTCGGCCGCTCATTTTGACGGTTTTGCGCCTCTCTGCAGCCTTGAGGCGTCATTTATTATTACTACATGCCCCGAACAGTATTTTTGATAGTGCCACCTTTTGTCTGGGTTTAGAGGATTTTCGCCATGTTGGAGTTGGAGTTCGTTTTGCTCCTACGTACGTCGGCTGGTTTCTGGACGACTCTAGGATCATATGTGATAAATACAAAAAATGGCTTGGTTACACTCTAGACATGAGATGGAGTATCTCGAGTCGCTCTGTAATCACTactcgaggacgagcgaAGAAGCCATTGACGAATTGCTAGAAGCGGCATGAGGCGGAAacgaggtgaggaggaaggggaggacGACATGGAGCCGTATGGTCAAGATGAGGGGGCGTGGGGGAAAAGAAAACCTCGTGTGGTACTGTAGTGTGATTCTCGTAGCCTCGAAACTCAAACTCCCTTCTGCGGCTGCAAGCAGCCCCTCGAAGTGCGCCACTAATCACAGACGTCCCTTATCCATGATGCGCCATCCGCTCGTGTAGGAGCCCAATAATACGGTGGTGGTATCACATGGCAACGTCCCTCATTTCCCCGATGCGGGAGGGCCGGAGGAAACGGGATGTCGGGCGAAGACGTCCAGTATCTCCGGCTCTGAGGGGTTGGTGGTCGTAGCGGGAGGTAAGAAGGGTAGTTTGTGCAATGTGTCGTTGTTGCTGCTTTACCAAGTCCGAACTGCATGAGCTGTGCAGAAGCGACGGTTACACGCCCAGAGGTTTGGTTAATTTGGCTACGGACAATGGAACGGCTGGAGCAACAACGTCATTTTCGTTTAAAGTGGTTACAATAAACATGATCCTGTCAGTCATATCAGCAATCCGTGATATGCGCAGCACTAGAGTTATCAGAACACGAGTAACAGCCCAGCACTGCCCGTGCCTGGTACATGGCATGATGAGAAAAAACAATGAACTGAGCGCCCGCGACTGATTGCCGTTCGAGTCTCGAAAAGTACTCACTTAAATCTACCAAAATGTACCGCAACAGTGAGAGCACTCTTCCACTCGTCTTCCACTGATATATAACCTCAGACAACCCCTTTCTtcccatctccatctccttcaaaccccctcctcactcACACCAACCCTCCTCACTCACACCGAACCCCCCTCACCATGTccaacctcatcctcgtcatgGACCCGGAGCAGCTTGATCagatcgacgagctgggccTCGAGCAAGCCGCCATCCAGAAGATTATGGACGACCACCGCAAGCGGTACAACCAGGTCGCCCGTGCCGTTTGGGCGCTAACTCTTGCTGGCGGGACGGACTTTAGGGGCTTCCACGCTGTGGTCCTACGTCTCGTCTCAGAGAACAAGGTTATCGAGGccctccgccgcgaccTTGATCAGCAGATCATCAACGTGGCGGCGGCTTTGCCCGACCTCACCGACCTCAACGACGGCGGGTGCATCAACTGCCTCGATGTTGACAATGACCAGGGCGAACCAAATGGTCTCGAGCCCACGTCCGAGATGAGCGTGAACGAGGCGCCCAACTTCAACGGGCTTGACACGGACATGGACCAGATGGGCCCCAACGACCTCCACGTtgccgagggcgacatGCAGCCTTTCGCGTCATAGGTGAACCAGACCTAGAACCTTTGGCACAGTGCCCCGATTTCTCTTTGTTGTAGCGTGATGAATGTCATGCTTTTGATCTGAGATTGTGTCGATGACTTAGGTGGTTGGTCGTCGCATGTGCTTGCTTTTGCGCCTCTCCATTGGTCAGACAGCCAGTGCGGAGAACAGTACATTCATGTAATCTAGCTAAACACATCAAGAGAGGGGGACCGAGTGGTGGGGTAGTTCGAGACGGAAGACGGGTGACTCGGGTCTTGGAGCTGGTGAGGCTGAGGGCGTCATAGTGTCTGCCGGAGATCGAGGATTTACAGTACTGTACAAGCGGGAAACGCCTCAAACTATGTAAGTGGGACATGTCCCAGCTCAACGAATGCCTACGATTCTCCAACTCCCGGTACCGTGTTGGGGGACATAAGAAGTCACTTTCGGTTCGGCGAATCTTCGTGCGAACTTGTTCGAGCTTGAAGCGAATACCTTCAAACCCACACTGGCGGTTCCGATCCAAGAATTCCATGTTGCCCATGGTGCGACCAGCCCTGTCCAAAATGGACTGGAGGTGGGTGAACTCGAGCCGCATCCGATGCCTTTCGTACCTGGTTCGGGTTGGGTTGACgagggggagagaaggagagagtACAGGGGAGTTGTTCGGAACGGCGGGCGGGTGACGCGACGTGGTTTGATGTTGGATGAGGGGTTGAAGGTGACCAGGAAGtgagagggtgagggggtGAGCAGGTGAGCAGGAAGGTGACCAGTGAGTGAGGAGACGAGGGAATGAGGAggcgagagagagaggaggtgAGAGCGTGGGGGATGAAGGTGCTTCACGGAGAGTGTTGGAGGTTTATGTATTGCTTGAGCAGATCTCTGCCACCATCGTGACCGATGTCACAAGCCCCTCGCCATACTGTCATCTCGCCTCAATTTTGGATTACTTGGCTCCAAGTTGAGCCGCCAATTCATTTTGACCACACTGTTCAACTGGAAGCATTAGCTGCATTCACGTTCACCCTATGAATCTGGTAAATTTCAACAATTCAGACCGATCCATGTGTTTGTGGGGAAAAACTCGCGCAGTCGCACAGCCAGATGTGTAGCAATTACACCGAGGTGCAAGCTGTCTGCCGTGTGGGACGCAGTCCGTCCCAAGCTTAGAGGAGATCTACTTATAGTATCCTACTCTCGGCATAGAGGTCACGCTGCTGCTACTATAGTTTGTGTGTTAGATCTCGCCAAGTGTGCGAGGAACATGAATGTGTGgcactcgagctcggcacaCGCGCGTTTTACGGAAGCCAGCTCCCTTAGGATGGAGGCGAGCTCTTCCCacatggtggtgaggaagTTGGTCATATCGATAATGCGAAAGCGAGCGGGCATGCTGGGTAGCGTAGGATCCATCTACGTTGTGGCTGAACTATTTGATCAAGTGGAATCGAAAATACAAATGCCGCGTCGATAATGTCCATGGGTCTAAGATGTCTACTATTCCAGATTCACCGTGCGATTTCGCTTGTCGTGTGGGGCTCTAGTGATATCCAGAAGGTGGTGGAGCTCATTAACCTTCTGCATCAAGTATTTACCGCGATTGTGCTCCGCCTCCAGCTGCGCCTTGAGCTGGTGAATGGTCTCAGTCTTGCCCGAGTCCAAGGTCTtggcgatggcgtcgaggtggcGACTGTTCTTCTCGAGGACGCTGTTTAGGCGATGGTACGAGCCAGCGCGAGCTTCCCAGTACCCCCTGTCCAGCTCTGCGAACTCGAGCTTGGACTTGAGGCTCTCGTGCTCTCTGTTCAAGTGGTTGTTCAAGTCCACTAAATTCTTGTTATGGAACTTGAGGTCggcaacctccacttcaAGTGTCTTGACATCCGCTGTAAGGGCACtgttctcctcctcgagagtCATATCCTCTGCATCGAGAGTCATATCCTCTGCATCGAGAGTGTTGCCCTGCACCTCAGGGACGTTGACCTGCTCCTCAGGGGCGTTGTCCACCTTGAGAGCGTCTTTCGGTGACTCCGGGACTAGGCCGGGCCCCGCGGGCTCGGTGCAGTTggggggatgggaggcGATGTCGTAGCCGATGACTTGGAGGCTCGGAGTCGGCAGTACGAGGCTGGAGTTCTCGATGGGCAAGGTTTGGTTCTGGGTGGACATGATGAGAGGTTGGATGATTGAGCCATGGCCACTGGCTTCTCATTATTATATATCTCAAATGCTGTGCAATTCGTTTGAGGATATTGTCCCCCCCAGATCTTAATAGATGACCTGTGCTTTGTGATTACAAACCGACGGCAACGCACGGGGATCATGGGCCTGATAGTATCACTTCCTaccatcctcgccaccctcaTCACCCTCATTTAACAAGGATGGAAGCGTGATGCGGGTGAACAAAGCCCTGGTTCATCAAGCCAAGCGAGCATGAGGAAGCACGCATGCTAGCACAGCTTGTTGATCCCTCCACACTGTGGCAACACCCTCAAACATCAATCAGCGATTTGTCGACTTCTGGTTTTGTCGGTGCAAGTTGCAGAGCCAGCCTGTGAATCGAACCCATATCCCCAAGTCAACATGTAAGTCTCACACTCACTTTATATGTTTGGATGAGTTGATGTGACGAGGAAATGACGTTGAAAGGCGCAGACTGTCAGTCGCCACCCAGaccgacctccacctccaccgtcTACTGTACGAGAGCCTTTGGCTATGATTCCAAGGTGGCCCAAGTCACATTCCTCGTCTCCCAATCTCTCTtgctctctctctcttctctctctcacccttccttcttccttcACACCCACCATGCATGGAAACCGCTTCTCTCTTCTCACCGAAAACGCCAACTCCAGCAAGCAAACGACAACCTCGAAACAAACCCCTACTACCAAGCCTGCCGCCATCCAACccgacgacaaggtcagcggcggcggccctAGTGGCAACcacggtcgcggtcgcggacGTGGTCGTGGAGGAGCCGGAGGCGCAAGTAGGTTTGTTGGTGAAAAGGTCGTACTGCAGGCGGAAGGGGTAAGTCTTATGACGGTATCCCGGGTtagctgacgccaggccAAGCAGCCCCAGCAAGCGGACTGGGGCAAGGCCTTTCGCCAGATGGAGGCCCAGCACGTCAAGGAGATGACCGACCCCAACCCCGCTTCAGGATGGGACGAGACCCCGAAGGACAAGTACAAGCGTCTCCTCGTTGAGCGCTGGCGCGTCAACGTCGTCCCTGGAGCACCATACCTGTAGAGACGACGGGCGTAGATGTGCGCGTGTAGTATATCTAACCAAGCCAATGTATACATAGTAGATGGTCCTTCGAGGCCGTGTGGCGTATACGCGCTTGGGCACTCCGGCCGTGGACGACTGGCCAACGGTCCGGCTAGCCTCACATTTGCCATCCGAATGTCTTGGTGGGTGGCGAATTTCAGCGATCGACCTCAATGCGCTGATCCCCACGTGAAGACTCTCAACAACGCCACTTCTAATTTGGACAAGACTTGCAATTGGGTGCTGATTAGGTCACGACGTTTGGGTTCTGTATCTCCAGGCTTGTTCCACAGGTTTGCTCCACATGTGTGCATGGTCAAGTTGCATGACAAAGTGCGGGTAAGTGTGGTTAGCAGTCATGAGTGCGCTGAGCTGCTGAAGTAAGTAGGAATGCTTCTCACATCAATGACTGACGTCATTTGCACCTCGTTATCTCATGCATCAACTCTTCGACTCTTCAGCTAATTCGGAACCAGAGCACCGTCCTAAATGCGGCTGCACTTCACCGACTAAGCAGTGAAGTGGGAGGCCTGTTGAAGGCCTTGGAAGGAGGCGAGC
Above is a genomic segment from Cutaneotrichosporon cavernicola HIS019 DNA, chromosome: 1 containing:
- the RFC2 gene encoding uncharacterized protein (Replication factor C C-terminal domain), with product MDRITQLQDAILDLLSITASSVEYITHRTQFEQTSTAIPTTLHTTQAARRKDYRAAIEQFVSDIVRRAKDIETLIAALPSKDDSSARATRLEGLQVEMVVANKEYKEALAQAEELLGELKEVLRVTLGDGTERNITASLTRLGIPQA
- a CDS encoding uncharacterized protein (Peptidase dimerisation domain), which produces MTIEKPTKMAPEPCCSCGHLPSNGKDDVPSRRAPFRPEVRDTITSVIDGLKDELTDVSLYIHANPELAYKEEKAHAKLCAYLASKGFTVHQIPEVPTAFKVSYTRGVGGRTFGLNSEYDALPDIGHACGHNLIAICGVGSLLAMQKAMDEHDIDGTVVLIGTPAEEGAGGKVDLLNAGAYDGIGACMMLHPGQGGEESGGAIIRSLAYQGITAEYKGKPAHAGLSPWEGVNALDAACTAYVGISAMRQQFKPDVRVQGVITDGGGTAPNIIPERSAMQYLVRAPTAADLEIVSNRVGKCFEGAALQTGCDVKIDREVLMFELRNDKALSHEYAQVMSEMWDIPVRVLLSQSMGASTDFGNVTFAMPACHPMYMIPAKGGNHTYEFTAATKTERAHQESFKAMGAMAAVGLRFLADDIFAMDVQSTWETNMQEVKEEAARIEKK